A DNA window from Setaria viridis chromosome 2, Setaria_viridis_v4.0, whole genome shotgun sequence contains the following coding sequences:
- the LOC117845555 gene encoding vacuolar-sorting receptor 1 yields the protein MSVSMGTRLRPPAWWCRALLALAIAAGLMAVDPAAARFVVEKNSLRVTSPAALRGVYECAIGNFGMPQYGGTMHGVVVYPKANGKACKPFADFGLSFKPKPGGLPVFLLVDRGDCYFTTKGWNAQNSGAAAVLVADDKVEPLITMDSPESSGTEHMENITIPSALVTKRFGDDLRKALQNGDMVNVLLDWRESLPHPDERVEYELWTNSNDECGAKCDMQMNFVRSFRGIAQALEKRGYTQFTPHYITWYCPEAFVLSKQCKSQCINHGRYCAPDPEQDFSIGYDGKDVVLQNLIQICVFKVANESRKPWMWWDYVHDFAVRCPMKEKKYTRECANGVIKSLGLEIEKINKCIGDPEADKENSVLKAEQDAQIGHGSRGDVTILPTLVVNSRQYRGKLEKSSVLKAVCSGFEETTEPDICLREDIETNECLEHNGGCWLDKATNVSACKDTFRGRVCECPSVNGVKFVGDGYTHCEASGLGRCQINNGGCWKETRNGKTVSACSNEEAKGCKCPTGFKGDGENSCEDVDECKENLYCKCKNCACENIWGSYECSCGGSNMLYIREHDTCISKHSTSTIGWGFLWVIFFGLALAGAGAYAVYKYRLRSYMDSEIRAIMAQYMPLESHEMPSQQRPVEHADI from the exons ATGTCCGTGTCGATGGGGACGAggctgcggccgccggcgtggtgGTGCCGCGCGCTGCTGGCGCTGGCGATCGCGGCGGGCCTGATGGCGGtggacccggcggcggcgcgcttcGTCGTGGAGAAGAACAGCCTGCGGGTGACCTCCCCCGCCGCGCTCCGGGGCGTCTACGAGTGCGCCATCGGCAACTTCGGCATGCCGCAGTACGGGGGCACCATGCACGGCGTCGTCGTCTACCCCAAGGCCAACGGCAAGGCCTGCAAGCCCTTCGCAGACTTCGGCCTCTCCTTCAAGCCCAAGCCCGGCGGCCTACCCGTCTTCCTGCTCGTCGATCGCGGAG ACTGCTACTTTACAACCAAGGGATGGAATGCACAAAATTCTGGAGCTGCAGCAGTTCTTGTTGCAGATGACAAAGTAGAGCCTTTGATCACAATGGACTCTCCAGAATCTAGTGGTACAGAGCACATGGAGAACATCACTATTCCTTCAGCACTTGTGACAAAGAGATTTGGTGATGACCTCAGGAAAGCTCTGCAAAATGGAGATATGGTTAATGTCCTTCTGGACTGGAGGGAATCCCTGCCCCATCCTGATGAGCGTGTGGAGTATGAACTCTGGACAAACAGCAATGATGAATGCGGTGCTAAATGTGACATGCAAATGAACTTCGTGAGGAGCTTCAGAGGAATAGCACAAGCCCTTGAGAAAAGGGGCTACACCCAGTTCACTCCTCACTATATTACATGGTATTGTCCAGAAGCTTTTGTCCTGAGCAAACAGTGCAAATCGCAATGTATCAATCATGGGAGATACTGCGCACCAGATCCAGAGCAGGATTTCAGCATTGGATATGACGGCAAAGATGTTGTGCTTCAGAACCTGATTCAAATTTGTGTGTTCAAAGTTGCCAATGAAAGTCGCAAGCCCTGGATGTGGTGGGATTATGTGCACGACTTTGCTGTTAGGTGCCCAATGAAGGAGAAGAAATACACACGTGAATGTGCTAACGGTGTTATCAAATCACTTG GATTGGAAATTGAGAAAATCAACAAGTGCATTGGAGATCCTGAAGCCGATAAAGAAAATTCAGTCCTTAAAGCAGAACAGGATGCTCAA ATTGGTCATGGTTCTCGTGGCGATGTCACTATACTGCCTACTCTTGTCGTCAATAGCAGACAATACAGAG GTAAACTGGAAAAAAGTTCTGTGCTAAAAGCAGTATGCTCGGGATTTGAGGAGACAACTGAACCTGATATCTGCTTGCGCGAAG atATTGAGACAAATGAATGTTTGGAGCACAATGGAGGTTGCTGGTTAGACAAGGCTACCAATGTTTCTGCGTGCAAG GATACGTTCCGCGGTCGTGTTTGTGAATGCCCTAGTGTCAATGGCGTAAAGTTTGTTGGTGATGGGTACACACACTGTGAAG CTTCTGGCCTCGGTAGGTGCCAAATCAACAATGGGGGCTGCTGGAAGGAGACTAGGAATGGGAAGACTGTCTCAGCCTGCTCA AATGAAGAAGCTAAAGGCTGCAAATGCCCAACAGGTTTCAAGGGTGATGGAGAGAACAGTTGCGAAG ATGTCGACGAATGCAAAGAGAACCTTTACTGCAAGTGCAAAAATTGCGCCTGTGAGAATATATGGGGAAGCTACGAGTGCAGCTGTGGCGGCAGCAATATGCTGTACATCAGAGAACATGATACGTGTATCA GCAAACATTCTACCTCGACAATTGGCTGGGGCTTCCTATGGGTTATTTTCTTTGGCCTGGCCTTGGCTGGAGCAGGAGCATATGCCGTGTACAAATATAGGCTACGG AGCTACATGGATTCAGAGATTCGCGCGATCATGGCTCAGTACATGCCCCTGGAGAGCCATGAAATGCCGAGTCAACAGCGCCCGGTCGAGCACGCAGACATCTGA
- the LOC117845383 gene encoding uncharacterized protein, producing the protein MASSGSGGGGGGGGGGSLSSPPAAAPRAVVDNLIDVRARAEILRNMLQGSPTPPGTPAETAPAGTSELIDGIMSSLSSALSALDTPGGGGGGQGQGRRRRRAGAVAGSGPQRRNMSTRRRSHSPFLKTVTTSTLDDGNSWRKYGQKHIQDSPNARSYYRCTHKPDQGCRATRQVQTSDDNPSEFVISYFGHHTCRDPSTMPLVIHDDTAPPDSANLISFGSTAAMGASTSTHNITVPPPHAFDPTTMLVSRFVYRYSSSLPAQDHRCGSEEVHSSSSPAGDLTAVVGSAGMASSATVGSAPAEYMACGAGGTGSFPSSPSSLGFMTGSFGSFGNAGDDDLFGFDP; encoded by the exons ATGGCGTCTTCAggtagcggcggtggcggtggcggtggcggcggcggcagcttatCATCGCCACCGGCCGCGGCTCCTCGGGCGGTGGTGGACAACCTGATCGACGTGCGTGCGCGAGCGGAGATTCTCCGGAACATGCTGCAGGGGTCGCCCACGCCGCCGGGCACGCCGGCGGaaacggcgccggcggggaccaGCGAGCTGATAGACGGGATCATGAGCAGCCTGTCGAGCGCTCTGTCAGCTCTGGACAcccccggcggcggtggcggcggccagggacagggccggaggaggaggagagctggcgCGGTGGCCGGGTCCGGGCCGCAGCGCCGGAACATGAGCACCCGGAGAAG ATCGCACAGCCCCTTCTTGAAGACAGTCACTACTAGTACGCTCGATGATGGCAATTCATGGAGAAAGTACGGGCAGAAACATATTCAAGACTCGCCTAACGCAAG GAGCTACTACAGGTGCACGCACAAGCCAGACCAAGGGTGCAGGGCGACCAGGCAGGTCCAGACCTCCGATGACAACCCGTCGGAGTTCGTCATCAGCTACTTCGGCCACCACACCTGCCGGGACCCCTCCACGATGCCGCTCGTCATCCACGACGACACCGCTCCGCCGGATAGCGCAAACCTCATCAGCTTCGgatccaccgccgccatggGCGCATCCACGAGCACACACAATATTACTGTTCCTCCTCCCCACGCCTTTGATCCGACGACGATGCTGGTCTCTCGCTTCGTCTACCGCTACAGCTCATCTCTGCCGGCGCAGGACCACCGCTGCGGCAGCGAGGAGGTGCAtagcagcagctcgccggccggGGATCTGACCGCCGTGGTGGGATCAGCGGGGATGGCCTCGTCGGCCACCGTGGGCTCGGCACCGGCGGAGTACATGGCTTGTGGCGCTGGCGGCACGGGCAGCTTCCCGTCGTCTCCTAGCAGTCTCGGATTCATGACAGGCTCGTTTGGTTCCTTTGGGAACGCCGGGGATGACGACCTCTTTGGCTTTGATCCCTGA